One region of Mangifera indica cultivar Alphonso chromosome 3, CATAS_Mindica_2.1, whole genome shotgun sequence genomic DNA includes:
- the LOC123212127 gene encoding NADH dehydrogenase [ubiquinone] 1 beta subcomplex subunit 8, mitochondrial — translation MAGRLSNVASRIMGGNGVVGRSVVSSLRLRSGMGLPVGKHIVPDKPLPVNDELVWDNGTPYPEPCIDRIADTVGKYEALGWLLGGLGFFASLGLLAVWNDKASKIPFTPKVYPYDNLRVELGGEP, via the exons ATGGCAGGAAGATTGAGCAATGTGGCCTCTCGCATCATGGGAGGAAATGGCGTCGTTGGACGTTCAGTCGTTTCTTCTCTTCGGCTCCGTTCCGGGATGGGCCTCCCCGTCGGCAAACACATCGTACCAGACAAGCCA ctCCCTGTAAATGACGAGCTGGTTTGGGACAACGGGACGCCCTATCCAGAACCTTGTATCGATCGCATCGCCGATACAGTCGGCAAG TATGAAGCTTTGGGTTGGCTGCTCGGAGGATTAGGGTTTTTTGCATCGCTGGGACTTTTGGCTGTGTGGAACGATAAAGCCTCTAAAATTCCTTTT ACGCCAAAAGTTTACCCTTATGACAACTTGCGGGTCGAGCTTGGTGGAGAACCCTAG
- the LOC123212229 gene encoding lipid transfer protein EARLI 1-like, producing the protein MPSKSLASTALLLALNLLFFTLVTSTSVPACTPTPPNKDHNHIDHPKPKPSKETCPRDAVKLGVCANVLKSLLNVELGKPPKKPCCSLLEGLVDLEAAVCLCTALKANVLGIVNPNIPISLSLLLNYCGKHVPSGFQCA; encoded by the coding sequence ATGCCTTCAAAATCTTTAGCATCAACAGCCCTCCTTCTCGCTCTCAACCTCCTCTTCTTCACTTTGGTAACCTCCACCAGTGTCCCAGCTTGCACACCAACACCTCCTAATAAAGATCACAATCACATTGATCATCCCAAGCCCAAGCCCTCAAAGGAAACTTGCCCAAGAGATGCCGTAAAGCTTGGTGTTTGTGCCAATGTGTTGAAGAGTTTGTTGAACGTTGAACTTGGTAAGCCACCAAAGAAGCCATGCTGCAGTCTCCTTGAGGGTTTGGTTGATCTCGAAGCCGCTGTTTGCCTTTGCACTGCCCTTAAGGCTAATGTTTTGGGTATTGTCAACCCAAACATTCCAATTTCATTGAGCTTACTCCTCAATTACTGTGGCAAGCACGTTCCCTCCGGTTTCCAATGTGCATAA